The following are from one region of the Ptychodera flava strain L36383 chromosome 15, AS_Pfla_20210202, whole genome shotgun sequence genome:
- the LOC139151837 gene encoding zinc finger protein 878-like isoform X1 gives MRCVIKHILTGCEGNSICLLTPRTSEMADQAEMMQQVDITPDRSKRRQRKASAGLLGKLTPWWKSGPNVYSSSSDEEFSESTEEDDNDDTDGHLRKWVVSDNQICEVSRKSENVKREREEDEPQIHRPEVKEEFENTCTTGSHHPSNDVNFPNHGHGMSVESLKFEENDQSFEGYEHATEHTNIDEIQNDRVTKLTSDTRRTRQRTVYHSRSRYVFGSSSDEDAVVTIKDEDFDSREETETSDNSESGDDTDTDTVEKVNEVKDKEEEALEKLFKYKEHMEIGTDIHNKCFYKCKICQLYYCKTASRMLCHLNKHDEGKLKCEQCQFNASSESSLQKHKEDHTQAIQKCDMCEYTTQRIKLLKNHKIQVHTKEEDKKFICPSEGCRKRFATKSNLQSHMCSHNKAILCQFCGKTYTFRKDLRKHISREHDINAKRKKIYCDVCGKGYIAGNKGALRRHKMQHHLNERPFKCKYCPKAFVDQVRQIFHERTHTGEKPYKCKFCDFRAAKPSQVESHSRRHTGRKPYKCKECSYASTWNVQLKSHMKAHSSDTAMRCDICNVVFINERSLKGHNKKFAVTHDGLSKSSSLLPSVQI, from the exons ATGAGGTGTGtaataaaacacatattgactggctgtgagggcaacagcatatgTCTCCTAACCCCTCGGACAT CTGAAATGGCAGACCAAGCAGAGATGATGCAACAAGTAGACATAACACCAGACAGATCAAAAAGACGTCAACGGAAAGCATCTGCTGGACTGCTTGGTAAGTTAACTCCATGGTGGAAAAGCGGGCCAAATGTTTATTCGTCTAGCTCAGATGAAGAATTTAGTGAGAGCACTGAAGaggatgataatgatgatacaGATGGTCATTTAAGGAAGTGGGTAGTTTCTGACAATCAGATCTGTGAAGTCAGCAGAAAAAGTGAGAATgtgaaaagagagagagaagaagatGAGCCACAAATTCACCGCCCTGAAGTTAAAGAAGAATTTGAGAATACTTGCACGACAGGGTCACATCATCCCAGCAATGATGTGAATTTTCCAAACCATGGTCATGGAATGTCAgtggaaagtttgaaatttgaagaaaatgacCAATCATTTGAAGGATATGAACATGCCACTGAACACACGAATATTGATGAAATACAGAATGACCGCGTGACAAAGTTGACCAGTGACACAAGAAGAACAAGGCAGAGGACAGTATACCACAGTAGGAGCCGTTATGTGTTTGGTTCAAGTTCCGATGAAGATGCAGTCGTGACGATTAAAGATGAGGATTTTGATAGTAGAGAAGAGACAGAGACAAGTGATAATTCTGAGTCTGGGGATGACACTGACACTGACACTGTTGAGAAGGTGAATgaagtgaaagacaaagaaGAGGAAgcgcttgaaaaattatttaaatacaAAGAACACATGGAAATAGGTACAGACATTCATAATAAGTGCTTCTATAAATGCAAAATATGCCAGCTCTATTATTGCAAAACAGCTAGTCGGATGCTATGTCACCTTAACAAGCATGATGAAGGCAAGTTGAAGTGCGAGCAATGCCAGTTTAACGCCTCATCAGAGAGCTCCCTGCAAAAACACAAGGAGGACCATACACAAGCCATACAAAAATGCGACATGTGTGAATATAccactcaaagaataaaattatTGAAGAATCACAAGATACAAGTACACACAAAAGAAGAAGACAAGAAGTTTATCTGCCCCAGTGAAGGATGCCGCAAAAGATTCGCTACTAAATCTAATTTGCAGTCACACATGTGTTCTCACAACAAAGCAATCCTCTGTCAGTTCTGTGGGAAAACATATACATTTCGGAAGGATTTAAGAAAACACATTTCAAGAGAGCATGATATCAACGCAAAACGGAAAAAAATTTACTGTGATGTTTGTGGGAAAGGATATATTGCAGGTAACAAGGGCGCTCTCAGACGTCATAAGATGCAACATCACCTCAATGAGAGACCATTTAAATGCAAATATTGTCCGAAGGCATTTGTTGATCAGGTGAGACAAATATTTCACGAAAGGACTCATACTGGAGAAAAGCCGTACAAATGCAAATTCTGTGATTTCAGGGCTGCCAAACCTTCGCAAGTAGAATCACATTCTAGAAGACACACCGGCAGGAAACCGTACAAGTGTAAGGAGTGTAGCTACGCCAGCACATGGAATGTGCAATTGAAGTCTCACATGAAAGCTCACAGTTCAGACACAGCTATGAGGTGTGATATATGCAATGTCGTTTTTATCAATGAAAGGTCacttaagggtcataacaagaAGTTTGCTGTTACCCACGATGGACTTTCTAAATCCTCTTCTCTTCTCCCCAGTGTGCAAATCTGA
- the LOC139151837 gene encoding zinc finger protein 808-like isoform X2 yields the protein MADQAEMMQQVDITPDRSKRRQRKASAGLLGKLTPWWKSGPNVYSSSSDEEFSESTEEDDNDDTDGHLRKWVVSDNQICEVSRKSENVKREREEDEPQIHRPEVKEEFENTCTTGSHHPSNDVNFPNHGHGMSVESLKFEENDQSFEGYEHATEHTNIDEIQNDRVTKLTSDTRRTRQRTVYHSRSRYVFGSSSDEDAVVTIKDEDFDSREETETSDNSESGDDTDTDTVEKVNEVKDKEEEALEKLFKYKEHMEIGTDIHNKCFYKCKICQLYYCKTASRMLCHLNKHDEGKLKCEQCQFNASSESSLQKHKEDHTQAIQKCDMCEYTTQRIKLLKNHKIQVHTKEEDKKFICPSEGCRKRFATKSNLQSHMCSHNKAILCQFCGKTYTFRKDLRKHISREHDINAKRKKIYCDVCGKGYIAGNKGALRRHKMQHHLNERPFKCKYCPKAFVDQVRQIFHERTHTGEKPYKCKFCDFRAAKPSQVESHSRRHTGRKPYKCKECSYASTWNVQLKSHMKAHSSDTAMRCDICNVVFINERSLKGHNKKFAVTHDGLSKSSSLLPSVQI from the coding sequence ATGGCAGACCAAGCAGAGATGATGCAACAAGTAGACATAACACCAGACAGATCAAAAAGACGTCAACGGAAAGCATCTGCTGGACTGCTTGGTAAGTTAACTCCATGGTGGAAAAGCGGGCCAAATGTTTATTCGTCTAGCTCAGATGAAGAATTTAGTGAGAGCACTGAAGaggatgataatgatgatacaGATGGTCATTTAAGGAAGTGGGTAGTTTCTGACAATCAGATCTGTGAAGTCAGCAGAAAAAGTGAGAATgtgaaaagagagagagaagaagatGAGCCACAAATTCACCGCCCTGAAGTTAAAGAAGAATTTGAGAATACTTGCACGACAGGGTCACATCATCCCAGCAATGATGTGAATTTTCCAAACCATGGTCATGGAATGTCAgtggaaagtttgaaatttgaagaaaatgacCAATCATTTGAAGGATATGAACATGCCACTGAACACACGAATATTGATGAAATACAGAATGACCGCGTGACAAAGTTGACCAGTGACACAAGAAGAACAAGGCAGAGGACAGTATACCACAGTAGGAGCCGTTATGTGTTTGGTTCAAGTTCCGATGAAGATGCAGTCGTGACGATTAAAGATGAGGATTTTGATAGTAGAGAAGAGACAGAGACAAGTGATAATTCTGAGTCTGGGGATGACACTGACACTGACACTGTTGAGAAGGTGAATgaagtgaaagacaaagaaGAGGAAgcgcttgaaaaattatttaaatacaAAGAACACATGGAAATAGGTACAGACATTCATAATAAGTGCTTCTATAAATGCAAAATATGCCAGCTCTATTATTGCAAAACAGCTAGTCGGATGCTATGTCACCTTAACAAGCATGATGAAGGCAAGTTGAAGTGCGAGCAATGCCAGTTTAACGCCTCATCAGAGAGCTCCCTGCAAAAACACAAGGAGGACCATACACAAGCCATACAAAAATGCGACATGTGTGAATATAccactcaaagaataaaattatTGAAGAATCACAAGATACAAGTACACACAAAAGAAGAAGACAAGAAGTTTATCTGCCCCAGTGAAGGATGCCGCAAAAGATTCGCTACTAAATCTAATTTGCAGTCACACATGTGTTCTCACAACAAAGCAATCCTCTGTCAGTTCTGTGGGAAAACATATACATTTCGGAAGGATTTAAGAAAACACATTTCAAGAGAGCATGATATCAACGCAAAACGGAAAAAAATTTACTGTGATGTTTGTGGGAAAGGATATATTGCAGGTAACAAGGGCGCTCTCAGACGTCATAAGATGCAACATCACCTCAATGAGAGACCATTTAAATGCAAATATTGTCCGAAGGCATTTGTTGATCAGGTGAGACAAATATTTCACGAAAGGACTCATACTGGAGAAAAGCCGTACAAATGCAAATTCTGTGATTTCAGGGCTGCCAAACCTTCGCAAGTAGAATCACATTCTAGAAGACACACCGGCAGGAAACCGTACAAGTGTAAGGAGTGTAGCTACGCCAGCACATGGAATGTGCAATTGAAGTCTCACATGAAAGCTCACAGTTCAGACACAGCTATGAGGTGTGATATATGCAATGTCGTTTTTATCAATGAAAGGTCacttaagggtcataacaagaAGTTTGCTGTTACCCACGATGGACTTTCTAAATCCTCTTCTCTTCTCCCCAGTGTGCAAATCTGA